The following coding sequences lie in one Thalassoglobus polymorphus genomic window:
- a CDS encoding WD40 repeat domain-containing protein has translation MMLAVCSKFCNRFSVRATVLLDALFLLVMQGAFTNVFAGETDEVWVQQWGLNSATQPIDYDAGHSHLLATHHKVVVLWDAKRGLALRRFPSSGTVKTLRFYGDDAVLIQTGKAVSIFDKQSGKLLREIQLGVSRAIPFLMFRDDEPVLVASCGREEIHVWNLESGETLQTFPAEGRVSAATVAPDQQYLLTGSEDGVGILWNLEDGTVHQRFRSPVGISKVVFSPDGRKCLTIGSGEFWYTPRVVVWDVATAVPLLTIPRTVRDADFTEGGVRLIDPNGVEELWAFDRHEQAPAKEEWETFQQSPDDRVLFTPDQWLLRINEEARTVSLIESGSTGQSLEVPTDTAFFDADHHSPIAFSRTGRWLLSGGSTWGRRGNLGALWDLEKGEMKLGFNNIFVGAFDSNEKQVAVSTRRELKLLSLDTGDVLQTFRVQPDQPYSNGEITSAQFTHDGKQLLISLGDWYDGDGGGILLWDCESGEVIRNYSSSSKAVISAGLGVDEKQIIAALSPGNDGSAGVNELRLIDVESGETLKSKTFPDWGIGVGQIDPTGRLIPVITHDSESIYRHRSPLASLLQTGDLEPVHEDFRGQQISWDFTGETLASHVQKGVLEFRAASSGETLLKRPTSLSAYNSTLLQPAGMLIAGSLRDPRRPGKVSSYAVGVEDVLTGEVQAEFYLFPGEDDWLIKTESGVVNGSNAGLGRVTQRTIGTLQVEPDRKWTDKLVDASAVGKVLTKPLPEGATLSEELQKAPKFELPSEELRRKDQEPWYDHSMQRRIEIAKKLEAAGAEVKVDIHKAIHYVHLEKKSVTSELLNELRWAGGIDRLYLAKTGITDGQLDFVGLQNHVKRLSLWGNPITDKGIVELTSMWSLEVLDIHDTKVTANGLMALSELPNLKMLIIPKQVNPDDLSPLRAKHPALEIVPR, from the coding sequence ATGATGTTGGCAGTCTGTTCCAAATTCTGTAACCGGTTCTCTGTTCGGGCGACTGTCTTGCTGGACGCACTTTTTCTGCTGGTGATGCAAGGGGCGTTCACTAATGTTTTCGCTGGTGAAACAGACGAAGTCTGGGTACAGCAATGGGGGCTGAATTCGGCAACTCAGCCCATTGATTACGATGCGGGGCATAGTCATTTGCTGGCAACACATCACAAGGTCGTCGTGCTTTGGGATGCAAAGAGAGGCTTGGCGCTGCGGCGTTTTCCTTCATCCGGGACGGTGAAGACCCTGCGATTTTATGGGGACGACGCAGTTCTCATACAAACTGGCAAGGCCGTTTCGATCTTTGACAAACAGAGCGGGAAGCTACTTCGGGAAATTCAATTAGGTGTTTCGAGAGCGATTCCTTTCTTGATGTTTCGAGATGACGAGCCGGTGTTAGTCGCGTCTTGTGGCCGGGAAGAAATTCACGTTTGGAATTTGGAGTCGGGAGAAACGTTGCAAACTTTCCCGGCAGAAGGAAGGGTGAGTGCTGCGACCGTGGCGCCGGATCAGCAGTACCTGTTGACTGGCTCGGAAGATGGTGTCGGGATTCTCTGGAATCTTGAAGATGGAACTGTCCATCAAAGATTTCGCTCTCCGGTCGGCATCTCAAAAGTGGTCTTCAGTCCGGATGGTCGAAAGTGTTTGACGATCGGTTCGGGTGAGTTTTGGTATACTCCACGGGTGGTCGTTTGGGATGTCGCGACGGCGGTCCCTTTGCTGACGATTCCACGAACTGTTCGCGATGCTGATTTCACAGAGGGTGGAGTTCGCTTGATCGATCCGAACGGAGTTGAGGAACTCTGGGCGTTTGATCGACATGAACAGGCTCCTGCCAAAGAGGAGTGGGAAACATTCCAGCAGTCGCCAGATGATCGAGTTTTGTTTACTCCTGATCAGTGGTTGTTACGCATCAATGAGGAGGCTCGTACGGTCTCACTCATCGAGTCGGGCTCAACTGGTCAGAGTCTCGAAGTCCCAACTGACACTGCTTTTTTTGATGCGGATCATCACTCGCCTATTGCATTTTCCAGGACAGGGCGCTGGTTGTTGTCTGGGGGATCGACTTGGGGGCGTCGGGGAAATCTCGGAGCCCTTTGGGATCTTGAAAAAGGGGAAATGAAACTCGGCTTTAATAATATTTTCGTTGGAGCCTTTGATTCAAACGAGAAGCAGGTTGCTGTTTCAACACGTCGAGAACTGAAGCTTTTGAGCCTCGACACAGGAGACGTTTTACAAACGTTTCGAGTCCAGCCCGATCAGCCTTATTCGAATGGTGAAATTACATCTGCACAGTTCACTCATGATGGGAAACAGTTATTGATTTCGCTTGGGGACTGGTACGACGGTGATGGTGGAGGCATCTTGCTTTGGGATTGCGAAAGCGGTGAAGTCATTCGCAACTATTCCTCTTCCAGCAAAGCTGTTATTTCTGCAGGTTTAGGAGTTGATGAAAAACAGATCATCGCTGCATTGTCCCCTGGAAATGACGGAAGTGCGGGAGTCAATGAGTTGAGACTCATTGATGTCGAGAGTGGGGAAACCTTGAAGTCGAAAACTTTCCCCGATTGGGGGATCGGAGTCGGCCAGATTGATCCTACAGGACGATTGATTCCCGTTATTACTCACGATAGTGAATCGATCTATCGACACAGGTCACCGCTGGCTTCACTTTTACAAACCGGGGATCTCGAACCTGTCCACGAAGATTTTCGAGGTCAACAAATCTCTTGGGATTTCACTGGAGAGACACTGGCTTCCCACGTTCAAAAAGGTGTGTTGGAGTTTCGTGCGGCCAGTTCCGGAGAAACTCTTTTGAAACGCCCAACCTCATTGAGTGCTTATAACTCAACTCTCTTGCAGCCAGCTGGAATGCTCATTGCCGGATCACTAAGAGATCCTCGCCGACCGGGAAAAGTTTCAAGCTATGCGGTCGGAGTCGAGGACGTTCTCACCGGAGAAGTTCAGGCAGAGTTCTATCTCTTTCCCGGAGAAGATGACTGGCTAATCAAGACTGAAAGTGGCGTCGTGAACGGTTCGAATGCAGGGCTTGGACGTGTGACTCAACGAACCATCGGAACGCTTCAGGTCGAGCCTGATCGGAAGTGGACCGATAAGCTTGTCGACGCAAGTGCTGTGGGGAAGGTGTTGACGAAACCGCTTCCGGAGGGGGCCACGCTTAGCGAGGAATTGCAAAAAGCTCCAAAGTTTGAACTTCCTTCGGAAGAGCTACGCCGTAAGGATCAGGAACCGTGGTATGACCACAGCATGCAGCGACGAATCGAAATTGCTAAGAAGCTGGAAGCTGCCGGAGCCGAAGTAAAAGTCGATATCCATAAGGCGATACACTACGTTCACCTCGAGAAGAAAAGTGTCACGAGTGAACTACTCAACGAGTTGCGCTGGGCTGGTGGAATCGATCGGCTGTATCTGGCGAAGACAGGGATCACCGATGGACAACTTGATTTCGTAGGGCTTCAAAACCATGTGAAAAGACTGTCGCTCTGGGGCAACCCCATCACTGACAAAGGCATCGTCGAGCTGACTTCAATGTGGAGTCTGGAGGTGCTTGATATCCATGACACCAAGGTCACCGCCAACGGGCTGATGGCATTGAGTGAGCTTCCGAATCTCAAGATGTTAATTATTCCAAAACAAGTGAATCCAGACGATCTCTCGCCATTGCGGGCCAAGCATCCCGCACTTGAGATTGTGCCACGATAG
- a CDS encoding sulfatase-like hydrolase/transferase translates to MVPTRLDFVAIITLITMLTGTVASSFAEGQPNVLMIVSEDNGPELGCYGDEFARTPTLDRLASEGVLFENAYVPYSVCSPSRAAFLTGLHPHQNGQIGLATHKFAMYDKNTPNVATHLNAAGYYTGLIGKLHVNPESAFPFDSHQIPSSNFQRKQSVADYAAAAKRFISEAGEKPFFLSVNFPDAHLPFIRKVNGRPLKPLNEDEVQPMPWIGVNSPRLREQVANYYNCLERLDSGVEMLLDTLAQSRHTENTLVIYFGDHGAQFPRGKGTVYEGGLRVPMIVYWPGQTKAGTVREELVSTLDVLPTILTAAGLDVPKELPGLPLQPLLRNETPETWRQFSFALTTGSFPRACFVQHSVRDERYKLISSPQPNTENLDANTYLDKKHPHYVISGATAKEQLAAPKHVQQAFALWSKPPRFELYDLKNDPYEWNNLAEDPDHAEALNRLKTALSDWQSRTRDPFILQKNVDDYVSEQLANRDFKYRKMKDFRWSYIDDFAKWRNQN, encoded by the coding sequence ATGGTTCCCACACGCCTGGACTTCGTCGCGATCATCACACTGATCACCATGCTTACAGGCACGGTGGCATCATCCTTCGCTGAAGGTCAGCCGAATGTGTTGATGATTGTTTCTGAAGATAATGGGCCAGAGCTGGGATGTTATGGCGATGAGTTTGCACGAACGCCGACGCTGGATCGGCTGGCGAGTGAGGGAGTTCTCTTCGAGAATGCGTACGTGCCGTATTCAGTCTGTTCTCCGTCGCGAGCCGCATTTTTGACGGGGCTGCACCCTCACCAGAATGGACAGATCGGCCTGGCGACACACAAGTTCGCCATGTACGACAAAAACACTCCGAACGTTGCCACTCACCTCAATGCCGCCGGTTATTACACAGGACTCATTGGAAAGCTGCATGTGAATCCAGAGAGTGCCTTCCCTTTCGATTCGCACCAGATCCCGAGTTCCAATTTCCAGAGGAAGCAATCGGTCGCTGACTACGCGGCAGCAGCGAAGAGATTCATCAGCGAAGCTGGCGAAAAGCCATTCTTTCTATCTGTGAACTTCCCCGATGCTCACTTGCCGTTCATTCGCAAAGTCAACGGACGTCCCCTCAAACCGCTTAACGAAGACGAAGTCCAGCCAATGCCTTGGATCGGTGTGAATTCTCCAAGGCTGCGTGAACAAGTTGCGAACTATTACAACTGTCTGGAGCGTCTGGATTCCGGCGTCGAAATGCTGCTCGACACACTTGCTCAAAGTCGACATACCGAAAACACATTAGTCATCTACTTTGGCGACCATGGAGCTCAATTCCCGCGTGGGAAAGGGACCGTATACGAAGGAGGCCTGCGAGTCCCAATGATCGTTTACTGGCCCGGACAGACTAAAGCGGGAACTGTCCGAGAGGAACTCGTTTCGACCTTGGACGTGTTGCCCACCATCCTGACAGCAGCTGGCCTCGACGTCCCCAAAGAATTGCCGGGCCTGCCTCTTCAACCATTGCTTCGCAATGAAACTCCCGAAACATGGCGTCAGTTCAGCTTCGCACTCACAACCGGCTCCTTCCCACGTGCCTGTTTCGTTCAACATTCTGTCCGGGACGAGCGCTATAAGCTCATTTCCAGCCCACAACCCAATACGGAAAACCTGGACGCCAACACTTATCTGGATAAGAAACACCCGCATTATGTCATTTCGGGAGCAACAGCTAAAGAACAATTGGCTGCCCCGAAACATGTTCAACAGGCATTCGCCCTATGGTCGAAGCCGCCACGTTTTGAACTTTACGACTTAAAAAATGATCCTTACGAATGGAACAATCTCGCTGAAGACCCCGATCACGCTGAGGCTCTGAACCGCCTGAAGACTGCCCTCTCTGACTGGCAATCCCGCACTCGCGACCCGTTCATCCTGCAAAAAAATGTCGATGATTACGTCAGCGAACAACTCGCCAACCGCGATTTCAAGTACCGAAAGATGAAAGACTTTCGGTGGTCGTACATTGACGACTTCGCAAAGTGGCGAAACCAGAATTAG
- a CDS encoding LptF/LptG family permease — MTTFDRYLLVRYLQTVAVFFCASAGLFVVVDGFVNLDSFQHSAEKAGGGTTMLFQLMIDHYFYQSLMIIELAGPAIVVISAIAALASFLKNGEFHPVLAAGVPTYRATISLLLGMCVVNGFLIVNQEVILPNVASKLQRRHGQTADDGHKVDPQFDPRWKMFVSGEEVFPAEKRLHKPQFRLPPVISPNQDSISAEDAYYLPPTSNEPQGGWLLKGITTSFEELSLSDTGKKVIVPQPNGTDVFVNCHLTFSQMSRHTSNHSLMGTGTLFQRLQEPYGSVLSRRSLLMHLHSRLTRPLLTIVGLYIVIPLIIRRDKMSNMQQVTNIAVCMLVLGIVYGISMGSGFLGQSGIVRTEQAAWAPLIFGSAFATWLSGLVRT, encoded by the coding sequence TTGACCACATTCGACCGATACCTGCTGGTTCGCTATTTGCAAACCGTCGCCGTGTTCTTCTGCGCGTCGGCGGGGTTGTTTGTGGTCGTCGATGGATTCGTCAACCTCGATTCATTCCAGCATTCCGCAGAAAAAGCGGGCGGCGGAACGACGATGCTCTTTCAGCTGATGATCGATCACTATTTCTACCAGTCTCTGATGATCATCGAGCTTGCCGGACCAGCAATTGTAGTCATCTCAGCGATCGCGGCGCTCGCTTCGTTTTTGAAGAACGGAGAGTTTCATCCCGTTCTAGCAGCTGGCGTGCCGACCTACCGGGCGACGATTTCATTACTACTGGGAATGTGTGTGGTCAACGGATTCTTAATTGTCAATCAGGAAGTGATCCTTCCAAACGTCGCCAGCAAGTTGCAACGTCGACACGGTCAAACCGCTGACGACGGACACAAGGTCGATCCGCAATTCGATCCGAGGTGGAAAATGTTTGTCTCGGGTGAAGAAGTCTTTCCAGCAGAAAAGCGACTCCACAAACCACAGTTTCGATTACCGCCAGTCATCTCGCCAAATCAGGACTCAATCTCCGCTGAGGATGCATACTACTTGCCTCCGACAAGCAATGAACCTCAAGGTGGCTGGCTACTGAAAGGGATCACAACAAGTTTCGAAGAACTCTCACTCTCCGACACCGGAAAGAAAGTTATCGTCCCGCAACCGAACGGGACTGACGTTTTCGTCAACTGTCATCTCACGTTCAGCCAAATGAGTCGCCATACGTCCAACCACAGCCTGATGGGAACCGGGACGTTGTTTCAAAGGCTGCAAGAACCGTATGGCAGCGTTCTCTCTCGCCGCAGCTTATTAATGCACCTCCACTCACGACTGACGCGCCCGTTACTCACAATCGTCGGGCTGTACATTGTTATCCCACTCATCATTCGCAGAGACAAGATGAGCAACATGCAGCAGGTGACCAACATCGCAGTCTGCATGCTGGTCTTGGGGATTGTTTACGGAATTTCAATGGGTAGCGGATTTCTCGGTCAATCGGGAATCGTCCGCACCGAACAAGCTGCCTGGGCTCCCCTTATCTTTGGGAGCGCCTTCGCCACCTGGCTCAGCGGTCTAGTCAGAACATAG
- a CDS encoding vWA domain-containing protein translates to MKRMSNPSLESSHSRLTDWLRPHLRWVTVPSWVLSALFHIMVAGVVVLLSQLPSCQADMAGDDGEAFRDVGIRTRPSAAETETDTETESEDSPAELAYENPLTAQEPVVENSPPVALELPTMQLAPPTIGAGSIPIPKTLANNDLLQPSEAGGTPTISKGTGAPFAGGTSFLGIEDVGKRFAYVIDRSFSMDNDGALQAAKAELQASLSRLDETQQFQVIFYSGTVKLLEPRNSPNNMFWGTDAQRMQVSGRLRSILADGGTRHLPAIMKALEGNPDVIYLLTDGASEQALSAAELNQIKKRNHGGARIHCIEFGRSRAPALDGEGNFLRKLAKQNNGQYLYRNVKRTR, encoded by the coding sequence ATGAAACGTATGTCGAATCCCAGTTTAGAATCGTCTCATTCGCGGTTGACGGACTGGTTACGTCCGCACTTGCGTTGGGTGACGGTCCCAAGCTGGGTGCTTTCGGCACTGTTTCATATCATGGTTGCCGGGGTGGTTGTGCTTTTGTCGCAACTTCCTAGCTGTCAAGCAGATATGGCGGGTGATGACGGTGAGGCGTTTCGTGATGTCGGCATCAGAACCCGACCGAGCGCAGCGGAAACGGAGACAGATACGGAGACCGAAAGCGAAGATTCTCCCGCTGAGTTGGCTTATGAGAACCCGCTCACGGCCCAAGAGCCGGTCGTTGAGAATTCTCCGCCAGTTGCCTTGGAACTTCCAACCATGCAACTCGCTCCTCCGACCATTGGTGCGGGCAGTATTCCGATTCCAAAGACTCTCGCCAACAACGATTTGCTTCAGCCGAGTGAAGCAGGAGGAACGCCGACGATATCTAAGGGGACAGGAGCCCCGTTCGCTGGGGGAACCTCTTTTCTGGGAATTGAGGATGTTGGAAAGCGTTTTGCTTACGTGATTGATCGCTCGTTCAGTATGGACAATGATGGGGCACTTCAGGCAGCCAAGGCTGAGTTGCAGGCGAGTTTGTCTCGATTGGATGAAACTCAGCAATTCCAGGTGATCTTTTATTCCGGAACAGTCAAGTTGCTTGAGCCGAGAAATAGCCCCAACAATATGTTTTGGGGGACTGATGCTCAGCGAATGCAGGTAAGTGGCCGCTTACGTTCAATTTTGGCCGACGGCGGGACACGACACTTACCGGCAATCATGAAGGCACTTGAAGGGAATCCGGATGTGATTTACCTGCTGACTGATGGGGCATCGGAACAGGCGCTTTCAGCTGCGGAATTGAATCAAATCAAAAAACGAAACCATGGTGGAGCTCGTATTCACTGTATTGAATTCGGAAGATCTCGGGCACCTGCACTCGATGGTGAAGGAAATTTCTTGAGAAAATTAGCGAAGCAAAATAATGGGCAGTATTTGTACCGTAACGTGAAGCGGACTCGCTGA
- the lspA gene encoding signal peptidase II produces the protein MMQVSSSQPISKKERWIWFSVTSVVMVVVDQWLKMYAIQNWKGLPPRSFFFDTFRITYAENHGAFLGLGGELPDEARFWILVVTNGLVLLGVSAYLLLGKSINHYVFLAFTLVVAGGIGNMIDRVRFEYVVDFFNIGIGGLRTGIFNIADMAITAGFFMMLPLVWSPEAKKASEKDSVTPEVTAEVDGASGSPVS, from the coding sequence ATGATGCAAGTAAGTTCTTCACAGCCGATCTCCAAGAAAGAACGCTGGATTTGGTTCAGTGTGACTTCGGTGGTGATGGTCGTCGTCGATCAATGGCTGAAGATGTATGCAATTCAAAACTGGAAGGGACTTCCTCCACGTTCATTTTTCTTTGATACTTTCCGGATCACGTATGCAGAAAACCATGGGGCGTTTCTAGGGTTGGGTGGCGAACTTCCTGATGAAGCCCGGTTCTGGATTCTTGTGGTAACGAACGGTCTCGTTCTGCTTGGTGTTTCTGCCTATCTTCTGCTTGGCAAGAGCATCAATCACTATGTTTTCCTCGCGTTTACCTTGGTTGTGGCTGGGGGAATCGGAAACATGATTGACCGCGTTCGCTTCGAGTACGTGGTCGATTTCTTCAATATTGGCATTGGCGGATTGCGGACCGGGATCTTTAATATTGCCGACATGGCAATTACTGCGGGGTTCTTCATGATGTTGCCGCTCGTTTGGTCTCCTGAAGCTAAAAAGGCCTCGGAAAAAGATTCCGTCACTCCCGAGGTCACAGCCGAGGTCGACGGAGCTTCCGGGTCGCCTGTCTCGTGA
- a CDS encoding tetratricopeptide repeat protein: MNRLPPQRLLSCMTLLLSAISMVINVGATAVVAEDRVMYRPPGAQRPITMVGDIIDSTGRELQMMTLNGNPQRISADDIITIKTHYDPSHLAGIEAYTAGRLEDAASYFITAYDREPREWVDREIAAWLVRCRLQQGDLASAISSFRSIINTDPYSRHWGIAPLIWSPMSISESVRKSVRSMLVSSRNGERLLAASILLFDGVSGKLAERELNDLASDPNPRISKLARAQLWRVALAKSQVTENILQSWRDQIELLPEPLRPGPQYLLGRGYAHLGEPRLAAAEFLKLTIIYTNHEALTSRATLEAAQAIERTGLTHEADLLYRELLIRFPTTSESIIAREKLAENRTDSINSNSE, encoded by the coding sequence GTGAATCGATTACCTCCTCAACGTCTGCTCTCTTGCATGACCCTGCTGCTGTCCGCCATCAGCATGGTGATCAATGTTGGAGCAACCGCAGTCGTTGCTGAGGATCGAGTGATGTATCGCCCACCTGGGGCTCAGCGGCCGATTACGATGGTGGGGGATATCATTGATTCGACGGGTCGCGAATTGCAGATGATGACGCTGAACGGCAATCCACAGCGTATTTCTGCAGACGACATCATCACAATCAAAACACATTACGATCCCTCTCATCTAGCGGGAATCGAGGCCTATACCGCAGGTCGATTAGAGGATGCCGCGTCGTATTTCATCACCGCTTATGATCGCGAACCGCGCGAATGGGTCGATCGTGAAATCGCTGCCTGGCTGGTCCGGTGTCGATTGCAACAAGGGGATCTTGCCTCAGCGATTTCGTCTTTTCGTTCGATCATCAATACCGATCCATACTCGCGGCATTGGGGGATCGCTCCGCTGATTTGGTCCCCCATGAGCATCAGCGAATCTGTGCGAAAATCTGTTCGTTCAATGTTGGTCAGCTCACGCAACGGAGAGCGATTACTGGCTGCTTCGATCCTCTTGTTTGACGGTGTTTCTGGAAAGCTGGCGGAAAGAGAACTCAATGACTTAGCGAGTGACCCGAATCCACGAATCTCGAAGCTTGCTCGTGCTCAACTTTGGCGGGTGGCCCTTGCGAAAAGTCAGGTGACTGAGAACATTCTCCAGAGCTGGCGAGATCAGATTGAATTATTGCCGGAACCGCTCCGGCCTGGGCCGCAGTATTTGCTGGGGCGTGGATATGCTCACTTGGGGGAACCGCGGCTCGCGGCTGCGGAGTTCCTGAAATTGACGATAATTTACACAAATCATGAGGCTCTCACCTCACGGGCGACACTGGAAGCTGCCCAGGCAATTGAAAGAACGGGGTTGACTCATGAAGCGGATCTTCTGTATCGCGAACTTCTGATTCGATTTCCAACAACCTCGGAATCGATAATTGCCCGCGAAAAGCTGGCTGAAAATAGAACGGACTCGATCAACTCGAATTCTGAGTAA
- a CDS encoding MotA/TolQ/ExbB proton channel family protein — protein MAKRFRFLMTTCMMLGFILVSRPVLAAEGAIFENGQVNPQALLQAGGAIGYVIIALSVAMVALVMEHLLSIRKGSLMPRGLAEQLHQMISAGQFQQADQLCRQRPTFLSYVVMSGLQESNFGYNAVEKSMEDACVEQAARLSRKIEYLSVIGSLAPMLGLMGTVWGMIQAFAEFTEKANPMPADFAPAISEALVTTLFGLCVAVPALAAYAWFRNRIDEYVAETTLMAEHLVSPLRRSLIEKRKTTKTITGTARS, from the coding sequence ATGGCCAAGCGATTTCGATTTTTGATGACAACCTGCATGATGCTGGGGTTCATTCTTGTTTCGCGCCCGGTTCTTGCTGCCGAGGGTGCGATTTTTGAAAATGGGCAAGTCAATCCACAAGCTCTTTTGCAAGCCGGAGGAGCTATTGGATACGTCATCATCGCTCTGAGCGTCGCGATGGTCGCACTTGTGATGGAACATTTGCTGAGCATTCGTAAAGGCTCTTTGATGCCGCGCGGGCTCGCAGAACAATTACATCAAATGATTTCAGCGGGGCAGTTTCAACAGGCTGACCAATTGTGCCGTCAACGCCCGACCTTTTTGTCCTACGTGGTGATGTCTGGATTACAGGAATCGAACTTCGGGTACAACGCGGTCGAGAAATCAATGGAAGATGCCTGTGTCGAGCAGGCAGCACGTCTCTCACGGAAAATCGAATACCTCTCAGTCATCGGGTCACTGGCTCCGATGCTCGGGTTGATGGGAACAGTCTGGGGAATGATTCAGGCGTTTGCAGAGTTCACTGAAAAAGCGAATCCGATGCCAGCCGACTTTGCACCCGCCATCTCCGAGGCACTGGTCACAACACTCTTCGGTCTTTGCGTTGCCGTTCCCGCACTCGCTGCATATGCGTGGTTCCGCAATCGGATCGATGAATACGTTGCAGAAACAACATTGATGGCGGAGCACCTTGTCTCCCCGTTGAGGCGTTCATTGATTGAAAAACGAAAGACGACGAAAACAATCACCGGAACGGCGAGGAGCTAG
- a CDS encoding ExbD/TolR family protein — protein MRLPVRSRKHGLKVDITPLIDVVFLLVIFFLVASHFAKSEPTEVVELPTATQSTDDENPRRLIVTVNSAGEYYVNAEQVQMGQIEEMIQDGAEGDPETYAVRIRGDRTTPYSAIEPIMLICPKYGVTKFGFHVIGRG, from the coding sequence ATGCGTCTTCCCGTCCGATCTCGTAAGCATGGACTTAAAGTCGACATCACTCCCTTGATTGATGTGGTTTTTTTGCTGGTGATCTTCTTTCTGGTCGCCTCGCACTTTGCGAAAAGCGAACCGACAGAAGTCGTCGAATTGCCAACAGCGACTCAATCAACGGACGATGAGAATCCGCGTCGGCTCATCGTGACAGTGAATTCCGCGGGTGAGTATTACGTCAATGCAGAGCAAGTTCAGATGGGACAGATTGAAGAGATGATTCAGGATGGGGCTGAAGGTGATCCGGAAACTTACGCAGTCCGAATTCGAGGGGACCGCACAACTCCCTATTCTGCTATCGAACCGATCATGCTCATCTGCCCGAAATATGGAGTCACAAAGTTTGGATTTCACGTGATTGGCAGAGGATAA
- a CDS encoding ExbD/TolR family protein produces MRIPQQHERDHDFGAMTPMIDIVFLLLIFFVVTASGGVREELLPTELSAAGAVESDITPVEPQELTVDIWLKLMFEAEGKKTRVDMNGTVYEDLERLKEQLRALADLGPENPVILDIAGDVPLGDVVDVYDTCQAAGFESVSFAADAPKSD; encoded by the coding sequence ATGCGTATTCCCCAGCAGCATGAACGTGATCACGACTTCGGAGCAATGACTCCGATGATTGATATTGTGTTTCTGTTGTTGATTTTCTTTGTGGTGACCGCATCTGGTGGAGTCCGAGAAGAATTGCTTCCGACGGAACTTTCCGCAGCCGGGGCGGTGGAGTCCGACATCACGCCGGTAGAGCCACAAGAACTGACGGTTGATATCTGGTTGAAGCTGATGTTTGAGGCTGAGGGAAAGAAAACACGCGTTGATATGAATGGGACCGTGTACGAGGATTTGGAGCGACTGAAAGAACAATTGCGGGCTTTAGCGGATCTGGGGCCCGAAAATCCAGTGATTTTAGACATCGCGGGCGATGTCCCGCTCGGAGATGTCGTTGACGTGTATGATACTTGTCAGGCAGCCGGGTTCGAATCTGTCAGCTTCGCGGCGGACGCTCCAAAGTCCGATTGA